The DNA window ACTCAGAAAGGCTTTTTTATTTTATAAAAGGCGCCTTATAAAATAAAAAACTATTCCTCTCTGATAACAAAACCTGTTATGAATCACCATTTTATGACCTACAAAAAGAAAGGAGTTTTTATTATGAAAAAAATATTATTTACTTTATTATCTATGATACTTATTTTCTCTTTACTAACAGGATGTAGTTCTAAAGAAAATACAGCATCTAGTCCTTTAAGGGTTGGGGCTACAGCAGGTCCCCATGAACAAATTGTAGAAAAGGTAAAAGAAATTGCTAAAACAAAAGGATTAGAAGTAGAGATTGTATCTTTTAATGATTATATCCAACCAAATGTACAATTATATGAAAAGCAACTTGATCTTAATAGTTATCAACATACACCTTATCTAGATAAATTTAACAAAGACCATCATATGGACCTAGTAAAATTAGCATCTACAGTAAATTTTCCCATGGGAATTTATTCTAATCAATTAAAATCTCTTGATGAATTGAAAGAAGGAGATAAAATATCTTTGCCTAATGATCCTACAAATGAAGCTCGTGCACTCCTTTTACTTCAATCTGCTAACGTGATCAAATTAAAAGATACTAAGGATCTTAATCTAACCATAAAAGATATTGCTGAGAATCCTAAAAATATTGAGTTTATTGAATTAGATGCTCCAATGGTAGCTCATTCCCTAGAAGATGTAGCTGTTGCTGCAATAAACACAAACTATGCAATGCAGGCAGGCTTCAGTCCTGCAGATGATTCTATATTCATTGAACCTAAAGATTCTCCTTGGGTAAATATTATTGCTGCAAGACCTGATAATAAAGATGATAAAAGAATCAAACAATTTATTGAAATTTATCAATCTGAGGAAATGAAGCAGTTCATCGAAGACATCTTTGGTGGATCTGTTGTTCCTGGATTTTAAAAAAAAATTACCACTCCTCTTTGTTAATAAATGTTTTGTACAATATAACCTTTTGGTATATAATAATTCTAAGTATGTCTTTTACAGAGGAGTGTTGAAATGAATATACCTGAATTAAAAATAGGAGACTTAATCGCCAAGGTACCTATTGTACAAGGTGGTATGGGTGTTGGGATCTCCTTATCAAACTTAGCTGCTGCTGTAGCAAACTGTGGTGGCATAGGTGTAATTTCTGGTGTTGAACCAGGATTTAACCTAGAGCATTATCACAGAGATAAATTTCAAGCAAACATAGATGGTTTAACCTACCATATCCAAAAAGCTAGAGAGCTTGCTCCTAAAGGCATTATTGGAGTAAATATTATGACAGCCCTTTCTACCTTTGAAGATATGGTAAAAGTAGCCGTAAAAGAAAAAGTAGATATTATTTTTTCTGGTGCAGGTATGCCTATGAAATTGCCAGAGCTTGTAAAAGGTTCTCTTACAAAGATAGCTCCTATTGTTTCTTCTGGAAAGGTAGCAAAGCTAATTTGTAAACAATGGGATCGAAAACATAACTATTTACCTGATGCTATTGTAGTAGAAGGTCCAGAAGCTGGAGGCCATCTAGGTTTTTCAGTAGAGCAACTTGAAGATCCTGAGAATTTTTCTCTTAAAAAAATTGTACAGGAAGTATTAGAAGCTATTAAACCTTTTGAAGAAAAATACGCTAAAAAAATTCCTGTTATCGCAGGTGGAGGTCTTCATGATGCAACAGATATTGCCGAAATATTAATGGCAGGTGCTTCTGGTGTACAAATGGCTACAAGATTTGTTGCCACTCATGAATGTGATGCTTCAGATGCATTCAAACAAACTTATCTTGATGCAAAAGAAGAAGATATTATGATTATTAAAAGTCCTGTAGGAATGCCAGGTCGTGCCATTAGAAATAATTTCATAAAAGATGTCTACGAACATGGCAAGCCAAAAGGAATCAAATGTATCAACTGCTTAAAACCATGCAATCCAAAAGAAACCTTATATTGTATTGCTGATGCATTGATTCAAGCACAAAAGGGGAATCTTGAAAAAGGATTTGCTTTCGCAGGAGCAAAGGTTCATAAGATAAAAAAAATCACATCTGTAAAAGAAGTGATTGATGAACTTATGGAAGGATTGAAAAATATTTAGAGGAGCTTATGCTTCTCTATTTTTATATAAAAAATCTATTCTATCCATTCAATTTATTTCCGATAAAAGCATTTGACATTTTTAAAGCCTTATGTTGCAATATACATATCAATATAAATAAAGGTGGTTATGGTAATGAGCAGAATTGGAGATATCATTAGAGAAGAAAGATTAAAAAAAGGATTTTCTCCTAAACAAATTGGACGAAAATGCGGCGTATCTGAATCATTTATTTTGGATGTTGAAAGTGGCAAGAAAATTATTAACGAAAAATTACTTGAGAAATTATCAAAGCTATTAGGAAAAAACTTAGAAGAGAGTGTAACTCTAGAACCTGTAGAAAAGGAAGAAATCATACAAAAACCTAAACTTAAAGTACAAGCTCCTCAAAGAAGACAAACAGTAACTCCTCTAGATCAATGGTCAGATGCTCTATCAGGTATTATTAAAAAAGTACCTATATATGATATAACCATGAAGTCATCAAAGGGTTATAAAAGTTTTCCTATCATCAATAAAAAGGTAGAAGGTTTCTCTCCAGAAAAATTGATCTATGTGGAAGCTCCTGATGATACCTTAAATGGATTTAGAATCTGCAGGGAAGATAAAATATTAATCTATTTAAATCAAGAGTTAGTAAATAATTCTTTTTCTTTAGTAGAATATGAAGGAAAGAGACAATTAAGAAAAATAAAAAGAATAGAAGGAAATAAAATAGAAATCATCTCTTATCATAAAGATAAAAAATCCATTGTAAAATCTATAAGAGATGTAAAAATAATTGGTAGAGGTATACGCCTTGAAGTAGAACTAAACAAATAAAGAACCAGATTCCTCTGGTTCTTTATTTAAAAAATCAATTTTCTTTTAAAGTAATTTATCATTGTCTTCATGTTTTATAAATAGCTTACTCAACCTTAGTTGAGTTCCTTTTATAAAAAACGCTTAATCGTTCTTCTGGAATTTGAAGAATAAAAATTGCTGATAAAATAAGTAATCCTCCAATAATCATAGAAAAGGTCAATACCTCTCCTAAAATAAAAAATCCTGTTACACAAGCCACTGCAGGCTCAAACGTACTTATAATTACTGATGTACTAGATCCTATTAACTGAACGCCTTTACAAAATGCAATATTCGGAATTACGGTGCAAAATATTGCTTGAATCAAAATATAAATCCACCCCTTTGATGTGCTTGGTAAAAAAATATTATGATTCATCATTCCTTGTATAAAATATGCAAGGGAACATGAAAATGCTACATAACCAGCAACAACAACAGAATGCATTACCTTTGTTCTCTTTTCACTTAATCCTAATGCATAAAAAGAATAGCAAAGAGCTGATAATAAGCTGAAAATTACACCTACTACATTAATGTGTATATTATTACTCCAAACAACTAAAATCATCCCAATTCCTGAAGCAATAAGCGCTAAAATTTTTCTAATATCTTTTCCTTCTTTCAGTACAAGCATTTCATAAGATGCAATCATTGCTGGATGGGTAAATAGTATGATTGTAGCAAGAGATCCTGAAATATAAGTATAAGCCATATAGATAAAAGCACTAGTCCCTAAAAATCCAGCTGCTCCAAGAACTAATAAATAAAAGAAATGTGATTTACTAGTTTTATAAGGCATTCTTCTTAAGAAAATATATCCCCATGTAATCAGAGCTGCAATAAAAAATCTAAAAAAGAGTATACTAGAAACATTCAACCCTTCCTCAAAGGATAGTTTCGATATAACTGGTATACTTCCATAAGCAAATGTAGATAGTATTACTAATACTGTTCCCTTTAGCAAATTATTTTTCAATTTAAGTCACTCACTTTCTTGAATTTATTGCCAAAGAGATTATACCATAAATATAGAGCTTTGAATCAATTTTAAGATAAACAAATAAGTTGAATTTACGTATAATAATAATATAGTTATATTTGGGTGAGAGATGGGTGAATGACATGAATATAAAATATAAAAATAAAATATGGATATGTGTTGTCTTAATCCTTATCCTCTTTACACTTTGGGGCAATGCTTTAAGTATTCAAGAACAAGGATCTTTCAAGCTATCAACTTTTAAAACCAATATCTTAAATGATGTATTTTCAAAACAAGATTTCATTTTAGTAATAGAAAAACTCAAAGGATATATTGGCACTGTATTTTCTATCTATTCCATATTTATTGCTATCATCATCTTTATGGAAAATAAAAATCCTTCAAAGACAATTGCATGGCTATTAGTGCTTGTATTAGTTCCTATTGTTGGTTTTATACTTTACTTATTTATGGGCCAAAATGTTCGCAAAAAAAATATTTTCAAAAAGAAAAAAAATCGAGATTTTCCCTATTTTGAGCAAGTAGCTTCTATTCAACGAGAAGCCATAAAAGATAAGGAATTATTTAAAAATGACGAAAGCTTTGTGAAAAAAAGACTTATTAGTTTAATATTAAACAATTCCAAAGCTCCTTTTACAGTTAACAACCACTTAAAAGTCTTAACCAATGGTAATAAAACCTTTTCATCTATAATTGAATCACTACGATTGGCTCGTCATCATATTCACCTAGAATATTTTATTATAAAGGATGACCATATTGGTGGAACTATAAAAAAAATTCTTATGGAAAAAGCTAAATCAGGCGTAAAGGTAAGGGTAATCTATGATAGTGTAGGAAGCTGGAGATTAAGCAAAACTTATTTACATGAAATGAGAAGTGCAGGTATTCATATTTATGGTTTTTCCCCTGTAGTTTTCCCTATTCTTAGCAGAAAACTAAATTATAGAAATCATAGAAAAATCATCGTAATAGATGGTAAAATAGGATTCTTAGGAGGACTCAATATTGGAGATGAATATCTAGGAAAAGATCCTTATTTAGGTTTTTGGAGAGATAGTCACTTAAAGGTTGAAGGAGAAGCAGTTTATGGTCTTCAAAATATTTTTTTGATGGATTGGCTATTTACTACAAAGGAAGAAATTGATTTTAATGAAAGATATTTTCCAAAGCTCTCTTATTATGGAGAACAATTAATGCAAATTGCTGCAAGTGGACCTGATTCCGATTGGGAATCTATCATGCAAGCCTATTTTTCCATCATTTCTTCTGCTGAGAATCGTATATGGATTAATACCCCCTATTTTGTTCCAGGAGAAAGTATTCTCATGGCTCTAAAGACAGCTGCATTAAGTGGGGTAGATGTAAGAATTATCTTACCCCATAAACCAGATCATAAAACCGTTTATTGGGCTTCTATGTCTAATATAGAAGAATTATTAGAAGCAGGTGTGAAAATTTATCTATATACAAAAGGATTTATCCATGGAAAAATAATGCTTGTAGATGGTGTTGCTGCGTCTATTGGTACAGCAAACTTTGATATAAGAAGTTTTCAAATTAACTTTGAAGTAAATGGCTTTATCTATGATGAAAAAATCGTCTTAGGAATGGAAAAAAATTTTTTAATAGATATAAACGATAGTAAAGAATTAAAACTAGAAGAATATTTAAAAAGACCTATGATCAATAAAATAAAAGAATCAACAGCAAGGTTGTTTTCCCCCTTATTATAAAAAATAGGAAGTACCTAATAGTACTCCCTATTTTTTCTAATTAAATCCTATCATTACTGCTCCAATCATGAAAATTGAAGCAAGTATAAATAAGATTCCTTGGAATTTAATTTGGAACTTAGCCCATTTACTCCAATCCAGTCTTGCAACAGCCAACATTCCCATTAAGCAACCTGAAGTTGGTACAATAAGGTTCGTAAAACCATCCCCAAGTTGGAATGCAAGTACAGCAACCTGTCTTGTTACTCCTACTAAATCAGCAAGAGGTGCCATCAAAGGCATAGTAAGTGCAGCTTGACCTGAACCAGATACTACAAAGAAATTAAATACAGATTGGAATACGAACATAAACCATGCAGAAATAGTTGCTGGCAAACTTCCTATTGCATTTCCTATTGCATGAAGAACAGTATTTAGCACTGTTGGTGTTGTAGGATCTGACCCTCCAAGAACAAGTACGATTCCCTTGGCCATACCAACTACTAATGCTGCCCCAAGTAAATCCTTAGCTCCATCTCTAAAGGATGATGCAATATCATTTACCCTCATATCATTTAATTTAAAAATGATAGCAATAATTCCTGAAACAATCCCCATTACAAAGAATTGAGTAGCAATTTCAGGAAGATAATATTCATATTTCATTACACCATAGATCACCCAAATCATACCTAAAAATACAGTTAATAAAACTAATTTATGACCAAATTCAAATTTTACTTCAATATTTTCTTTACTTTTCAAATCATCTCTATAATAGGCATCTGATTCGTAAGAAAGAGATAAAGTAGGATTTTTTTTGATCTTTTTAGCATATCTCCAAGTATATACCACCCCTAAAGCTGTGAAGAATACCCACATAAAGAATCTAAATCCAGCTCCTGACATAACAGGTACTCCTGAAACCCCTTGAGCAATGGCAACACTAAATGGATTCATCCATGAGGTTGCAAACCCTATCTGAGTTGCCGTATAAGTAATCATAATCCCTGTTATGGCATCATATCCCATAGCAATCAATATGGGTACAAGAATCATTGCAAAAGGAATAGCCTCTTCCCCCATACCAAACACTGCTCCACCGATAGAAAATAATACAAATAATATTGGTATGATAGCGCTTTCCGCACCCTTTGTCTTTTTGATCATTTGAAGCATTCCCGCTTCTACTGCACCCGTTTTTAATATGATTCCAAATGCACCACCAATCACAAGAATGAATGCAATAACACCTACTGCTGATCCCCATTTACTACCACTAACCATCCCTTCAAATGTATAGTTTACAACCCCTACACCGCCACCTGGTTCAAACCATTTAATACCATTTTTCACTGTCTCTCCAGCATCATCCGTTAAAATTCTAAAACTCTCAGGAATGGGTACAGTTCTTGATTTTTCTACCCCCTTGTAGACATACGTTATGTCTTTGGTATCAAACTGCCCAACTGGAATTAAATAAGTTAAAAGTGCTGCAAATAGCACTACAAAGAAAATGATTACATACGTATCAGGCATTTGCCAAGTTCTGTTCTTATTCTTCTGATTTTTTTTGTTTTCTGCTGCCATATAAACTCCCCTTTCTCTATATACTCATGTTGAATTTATTTTACGACTATTTATACAAGCAATTTCTATGCCAAGGTGCTGAAAGGGGTTTTTTTTGATTTTCAAAACTGAATATTCTTTAATGGTTAATTAATGGGTACCATTAACCACCATTATACGCCATTAAATCCATTAGAAATTCTCTTCCTTTCTCGCTTAATCGTGTTCCGTGTTTCCCTTTATTTTTAATAATCAATCCCATTTTTTCTAAATTTTCAAGTCTAGAACGCATCTGATATTTTGTCATTTCATATTCTGTTCCTATTGTTTCTTTGCTCAATTTTTCTCTGCCAACGATTTCGCCATTTTTGTTTAATAAATATATTTTTTCTAGTATATATCTTTGTTCTGCATTTAAATCCATTTCCATATGTTTATTCCTATGATTATAGTCATTAGGAATAATTCCTTGAAAAAATCCTTTATCTGGTATATCTTTTAAAGTCAGATTCCTTCCTTCTCTAACAGCTAGCATATATGTCAAAGTATTTTTGAGTTCCCTTACATTACCATACCAATCATACTTTAATAGTTCATTCATTACCTCATAAGATATTTTTATATCTTCTGTAGTTTCAACTTTTATAAAGTAATCCATCAGCTTTGGAATATCAATTTTTCTCTCCCTCAAAGGTGGTAGATGTATATATCCCATCTTTAGTCTATAATATAAGTCTTCTCTAAATTTTTTCTCTTTTACTATTTTTACTAAATCCTTATTGGTTGCTGCAATGATAGAATCATCTTGAGGAAGGCAAAATTTATTTACAAAAACCTCTAGATTATTCAGTTCAAAGATTTTTCCCTCAATCATGCTTTTATCCATTAAAAATTCTAATAAATTTTTATTATAAACTACATTTTTAACACTTTTTCCTATGATCTTTCTGTATGAGACTTTCAACAATTTTTTTAAATTTTCATTAAAAACGCTTATATTTCCATTTTTCCCGTAAACAAGCAAACCATCATTTAATCCATCTATCACTAAATGTAAATGTTTATTTAGTTCTAATACTTTGTTCGTTGAGTTTGCAAGCCTCTTTGCAATATTAATAATCTTCTCCAAGTATTTTTGAGAAAATATACCTGCTTTTTCATTCAATATACCCAATCTATTCAATATTTCCGTTATGGTTGTAAAGTCCATAATCCTCGCTCCTATATCATAGGTCTTTTCTATAAATGTAGGTACCTTGTCTAATTCTCCAGGGGTTATGGCAATATAAACTTCTTTAATAGGTTCTTTTATTCCTGGATAATAGGGAATATAATTTAGATCATCAATTCCTATACTATTTAGTATTTCAATACTTTCATATGTGGATTCTGGGTCATCATTGACTAAAAGCACATCCGTATTCGGTGGAAGTAAGACAATTTTATCAATAAAATCATAGCTAACAATTCTTTTAGCAACTATAATTTCACAAGTAGTATCTAATAACTTGAGTACTAATAAGTCATTTTTTATAGCTTCACTTGATAATACAACCAAATCATCTCTTATCATTTGATCAATACCCGTTTCTACAGCATAGCTATTGATCGAAACCATATCCGATACATATTCCTTTAGCTGCTTTACCAAAGTCTCTCTAGTCTCTTCTGAACCAGCTACAAGCGTAATACTCTTTTTCATTCTTGTACCACCTCTAACTTTATAATAAAATGCTGGATAATATGTGATTTATTATATATTATCCAGCAAATAAATTTTTACTCTTTTTAATTTTTATCTCTCAAATGTTCCTTTTACTAAAATCTCTTTATTAAGAATCATTGTTTTTCCCATGGCTATTACTGTATCTATCTCTAAATTATCTTTGTTCAATAATACAATATCTGCGTCTTTTCCTTCTTCAATATATCCTTTTTTAGAAAGTTTTAGTACATCTGCAGGATTGGCAGTAATTACTCTAATGGCATTAGATAAATCCACCCCTTCATCTATGATGGCATCTCTAACTTCACCATATAATGATGTTACCTTTCCTACCTGAAGTCCCATAAATTGACCCTTTTCATTAAAATTAGGAAGACTTCCTTGGCCATCTGATGTAAAGGTAATATTTTTTATAGAAATGCCCTTATCAAGCATGATTTTTAGTCCCTTACTACATTTCATTTCTCCTTCTTCTAAGTCCTTCTTTGTAGTACTTGTTGTAAAATCCACTATTCCACCTTTTTTACCATATTCTATAGCTCTATTAAATAATTTTTCATTTCTATTCATATGGGTTGGTATGAATTGGCTTATAGGAACCTCTGTTTTCTCTACAATTTTTTCAATAAACTCAACCGTTCTTTCTCCATCACCCATATGGATATTTACCACACCTGCTTTTCCAGATAAAATCCCACCTACTCTTGCTTCTCCAGCAAGTTTTGCTATATCTTCAATACTAGGCTGTGAAGATCGATGGTCTGATAGTGCAATCTCTCCAACTCCAATAACCTTATCAAGAAGAATAATATCATCCTGAATACTTCCTGTAAGGGTTCTAATAGGTACCCTATAAGAGCCTGTATAAACATAAGTACTTATTCCTTCTTCTTCTAACCCCTTTGCTTTTGCTAATAGATTCGTCATGGTTCTAGTAGTTCCATCTGTTCCCAAACAGCCAACTACTGTTGTAACTCCTCCTGTAGTAATGTCTGTAAGCTGTATTTCTGGAGTTCTTGTTTTAAAGCTTCCTTCTCCACCTCCACCACAAATATGAACATGAGAATCTATAAATCCAGGTACTACAATTTTTCCAGTAGCATCAATTACTTGAATATCTACAAAATTTTCAGGTAACTGTACATGATCTAAAATATACCCAATCTTCTCTCCTGTTATTAAAATATCTTTTTTCCCAATATAATCAGGTGTGTATACCTCTCCACTTTTTATTAGTTTTAACATAGAATAGCCCCTTTCTATTTATGATCTTCTTTTTTATAATATGTAAAAGTATTCTTATTAAAAATCAATGCATAGTCCATGCCAAATCTTTTCATTTTTATTAACAATTATTGAATCTTTTCATAAAAAATTCGCATTATGCTATTCTCTATGCTCATCTCGCCAACAAAAATTCAAAACTTACTTTTGAATTTGACCTTGCTCAAAGCTACCCAAGCAATTATACTTTGTAATAGTTATCCACAATTTTGAAATTTTATAATTTCCTGTAACATAAAAAACCCATTTGAAAAATCAAATGGGTTTTTTGTTATTTTCTATTGAATGCTTTTGCACGCATTTCTTTATTTAATATTTTCTTTCTTAGACGAATACTTTCTGGTGTCACTTCCACCAACTCATCTTCAGAAATAAATTCTAATGCTTGCTCTAAAGACATTGGTAGTATTGGAACAAGTTTTATTGCATCATCAGATCCAGAAGCACGTACATTGGTAAGCTGCTTACGTTTGCAAACATTTACAACAATATCTCCTGCTCTAGCATTTTCTCCAACGATCATGCCCTCATAAACTTCAGTGTTTGGCCCTATGAATAAAGCACCTCTATCTTGTGCATTAAATAACCCATAGGCTACAGCCGTACCTGTTTCAAAGGCTACTAAAGACCCCTTTGTTCTAGCAGGAATCTCACCTTTATAAGGCGCATATCCTTCAAATACATGATTAAGAATTCCCGTTCCACGTGTATCTGTCATAAATTGAGAACGATAGCCAATAAGACCTCTTGCAGGTATACTAAACTCTAATTTTACCGTGCCATTGACATTGGTAATCATATTAGTCATTTCACCTTTTCTTTGTCCTAATGTTTCAATAACCGTTCCTACATACTCTTCTGGTACTTCAATCGTTGCTTGTTCTATAGGCTCACATAAACAGCCATCCACTTCTCTAAGAATTACCTCAGGTCTTGATACAGATAATTCATATCCTTCTCTTCTCATATTTTCAATTAAAATAGAAAGATGTAATTCTCCACGACCTGAAACTTTGAAAGAATCTGCAGAATCTGTTTCTTCTACACGTAGGGATACATTAGATAAAAGTTCTCTTTCTAATCTGTCCTTTAGATGTCTGCTTGTTACAAATTTTCCTTCTCTACCTGCAAAAGGGCTATTATTTACAATAAAATTCATAGCCAAGGTAGGCTCGTCTATCTTTACAAAAGGTAATGGGTCTACTTTATCTGTTGAACAGATTGTTTCCCCAATATTTATATTATCATTTCCAGCTAGACAAATAATTTCTCCAAACTGTGCTTCATTTACTTCTTCCTTCTTTAGTCCATTGAAAGTATAAAGTTTGCTCACTCTAAAGTTTGTAAACGTTCCATCTGAACTGCATAATACAACTTCTTGATTTTTTTTAATAGATCCTCTACTAATTTTTCCAATACCAATTCTACCTACATATTTATCATAATCAATAGAAGAAATTCTAACCTGAAGTCCATCCTCTAATTCCCCAACGGGTGCTGGCACTTCTTTTAGGATCATATTATAGATAGGAATCATATCTTCATTTGTATCTTCTAATTGGTACTTTGCAATTCCTGATTTTGCTGAAGCATAGATCACAGGGAAATCTAATTGTTCATCATCTGCATCTAGCTCAATAAATAAATCTAATACTTCATCTAAAACTTCTTGTACTCTTGCTTCAGGTCTATCAATTTTATTTACAACAACAATAGGTTTTAATCCTGAATCTAAAGCTTTTCTTAATACAAATTTTGTCTGAGGCATAGGTCCCTCAAAAGCATCTACTAATAACAACACACCTTCAACCATTTGCATGATTCTTTCTACTTCTCCACCGAAATCAGCATGTCCAGGAGTATCTACCACATTAATTTTTACTCCATCATAAGTAATAGATGTATTTTTTGAAAGGATGGTGATTCCTCTCTCTTTTTCTAAATCATTAGAATCCATTACTCTTTCTTCTACCTGCTCATGGCTTCCAAAAGTTCCACTTTGCTTTAACATTTCATCTACTAACGTAGTCTTACCATGGTCAACATGGGCAATAATTGCAACATTTCTTATATTTTCTTGAATCATCCGAAACTTCCTCTCAAATAAATTAGTAACATGTTATTTTATCATAAAAAAGGTTAAATGTCGTAAAATCATGAAAAAAGATACCTATCTTCCTGACAGGTATCTCTCATATACTGGCGGAGAAGGCGGGATTCGAACCCGCGCACCGGTAACCCGGCCTAACGGTTTAGCAAACCGTCCTCTTCAGCCTCTTGAGTACTTCTCCACATAATAAAATGGTGCGGGTGGAGGGACTTGAACCCCCACGCCGTAAGCGCTAGATCCTAAGTCTAGTGCGTCTGCCAATTCCGCCACACCCGCATGCTACAATCATCCAAATTTGGTATGAATAGAGTACTCAGGAACTTCAGTTTCTGAGTTTCATTTTTACTTGTTAAATAATGATAGCTAATATGTTTATATTAACTAAAATTGGTGGGCGTAACAGGGTTCGAACCTATGACCCCCTGCTTGTAAGGCAGGTGCTCTCCCAGCTGAGCTATACGCCCCAATTTAAACCAGCGACGACCTACTCTCCCAGGCAGTTACCCGCCAAGTACCATCAGCGCTGAAGGGCTTAACTTCTGTGTTCGGTATGGGAACAGGTGTGACCCCTTCGCTGTAGTCACTGGATGCTGCAATCCCCCAAATTTTATATTTGGTGTGATTGTAGTACTAAGAAACAAATGCGTTTCTTAGTTTCATTAATTTAAAACTCTATATTATCTAGAAGTTTTAGATTAATGGATTACATTGAT is part of the Crassaminicella profunda genome and encodes:
- a CDS encoding NAD(P)H-dependent flavin oxidoreductase gives rise to the protein MNIPELKIGDLIAKVPIVQGGMGVGISLSNLAAAVANCGGIGVISGVEPGFNLEHYHRDKFQANIDGLTYHIQKARELAPKGIIGVNIMTALSTFEDMVKVAVKEKVDIIFSGAGMPMKLPELVKGSLTKIAPIVSSGKVAKLICKQWDRKHNYLPDAIVVEGPEAGGHLGFSVEQLEDPENFSLKKIVQEVLEAIKPFEEKYAKKIPVIAGGGLHDATDIAEILMAGASGVQMATRFVATHECDASDAFKQTYLDAKEEDIMIIKSPVGMPGRAIRNNFIKDVYEHGKPKGIKCINCLKPCNPKETLYCIADALIQAQKGNLEKGFAFAGAKVHKIKKITSVKEVIDELMEGLKNI
- a CDS encoding helix-turn-helix domain-containing protein, which codes for MSRIGDIIREERLKKGFSPKQIGRKCGVSESFILDVESGKKIINEKLLEKLSKLLGKNLEESVTLEPVEKEEIIQKPKLKVQAPQRRQTVTPLDQWSDALSGIIKKVPIYDITMKSSKGYKSFPIINKKVEGFSPEKLIYVEAPDDTLNGFRICREDKILIYLNQELVNNSFSLVEYEGKRQLRKIKRIEGNKIEIISYHKDKKSIVKSIRDVKIIGRGIRLEVELNK
- a CDS encoding DMT family transporter, with amino-acid sequence MKNNLLKGTVLVILSTFAYGSIPVISKLSFEEGLNVSSILFFRFFIAALITWGYIFLRRMPYKTSKSHFFYLLVLGAAGFLGTSAFIYMAYTYISGSLATIILFTHPAMIASYEMLVLKEGKDIRKILALIASGIGMILVVWSNNIHINVVGVIFSLLSALCYSFYALGLSEKRTKVMHSVVVAGYVAFSCSLAYFIQGMMNHNIFLPSTSKGWIYILIQAIFCTVIPNIAFCKGVQLIGSSTSVIISTFEPAVACVTGFFILGEVLTFSMIIGGLLILSAIFILQIPEERLSVFYKRNSTKVE
- the cls gene encoding cardiolipin synthase, translating into MNIKYKNKIWICVVLILILFTLWGNALSIQEQGSFKLSTFKTNILNDVFSKQDFILVIEKLKGYIGTVFSIYSIFIAIIIFMENKNPSKTIAWLLVLVLVPIVGFILYLFMGQNVRKKNIFKKKKNRDFPYFEQVASIQREAIKDKELFKNDESFVKKRLISLILNNSKAPFTVNNHLKVLTNGNKTFSSIIESLRLARHHIHLEYFIIKDDHIGGTIKKILMEKAKSGVKVRVIYDSVGSWRLSKTYLHEMRSAGIHIYGFSPVVFPILSRKLNYRNHRKIIVIDGKIGFLGGLNIGDEYLGKDPYLGFWRDSHLKVEGEAVYGLQNIFLMDWLFTTKEEIDFNERYFPKLSYYGEQLMQIAASGPDSDWESIMQAYFSIISSAENRIWINTPYFVPGESILMALKTAALSGVDVRIILPHKPDHKTVYWASMSNIEELLEAGVKIYLYTKGFIHGKIMLVDGVAASIGTANFDIRSFQINFEVNGFIYDEKIVLGMEKNFLIDINDSKELKLEEYLKRPMINKIKESTARLFSPLL
- the yfcC gene encoding putative basic amino acid antiporter YfcC — its product is MAAENKKNQKNKNRTWQMPDTYVIIFFVVLFAALLTYLIPVGQFDTKDITYVYKGVEKSRTVPIPESFRILTDDAGETVKNGIKWFEPGGGVGVVNYTFEGMVSGSKWGSAVGVIAFILVIGGAFGIILKTGAVEAGMLQMIKKTKGAESAIIPILFVLFSIGGAVFGMGEEAIPFAMILVPILIAMGYDAITGIMITYTATQIGFATSWMNPFSVAIAQGVSGVPVMSGAGFRFFMWVFFTALGVVYTWRYAKKIKKNPTLSLSYESDAYYRDDLKSKENIEVKFEFGHKLVLLTVFLGMIWVIYGVMKYEYYLPEIATQFFVMGIVSGIIAIIFKLNDMRVNDIASSFRDGAKDLLGAALVVGMAKGIVLVLGGSDPTTPTVLNTVLHAIGNAIGSLPATISAWFMFVFQSVFNFFVVSGSGQAALTMPLMAPLADLVGVTRQVAVLAFQLGDGFTNLIVPTSGCLMGMLAVARLDWSKWAKFQIKFQGILFILASIFMIGAVMIGFN
- a CDS encoding MetQ/NlpA family ABC transporter substrate-binding protein; its protein translation is MKKILFTLLSMILIFSLLTGCSSKENTASSPLRVGATAGPHEQIVEKVKEIAKTKGLEVEIVSFNDYIQPNVQLYEKQLDLNSYQHTPYLDKFNKDHHMDLVKLASTVNFPMGIYSNQLKSLDELKEGDKISLPNDPTNEARALLLLQSANVIKLKDTKDLNLTIKDIAENPKNIEFIELDAPMVAHSLEDVAVAAINTNYAMQAGFSPADDSIFIEPKDSPWVNIIAARPDNKDDKRIKQFIEIYQSEEMKQFIEDIFGGSVVPGF